A region from the Xiphias gladius isolate SHS-SW01 ecotype Sanya breed wild chromosome 20, ASM1685928v1, whole genome shotgun sequence genome encodes:
- the LOC120806590 gene encoding AN1-type zinc finger protein 5-like, with product MAQETNQSPVPMLCATGCGFYGNPRTNGMCSVCHKEHLSRQNNGGVNSLSAVGSSSGPTAEASAIQRLEATLNNAAAAAVAAAEVAAEAAASAEAVATEALSGVSTATSVTQQMTEMRLSCEEKGTSGSKVELTEPVVSPPTVSASHPSTESKIPEPLKPKKNRCFMCRKKIGLTGFDCRCGNVFCGLHRYSDKHNCPYDYKAEAAAKIRKENPVVVADKIQRI from the exons ATGGCCCAGGAGACCAATCAGAGCCCAGTTCCTATGCTCTGTGCCACTGGCTGTGGTTTCTATGGCAACCCTAGGACTAATGGCATGTGCTCTGTGTGCCACAAGGAGCACCTGTCAAGACAGAACAATGGAGGAGTCAATTCTTTAAGTGCTGTGG GCAGCAGCAGTGGCCCGACAGCTGAGGCTTCTGCCATCCAGAGGTTAGAGGCCACTTTGAAtaatgctgcagctgctgcagtcgCCGCTGCAGAGGTGGCAGCTGAGGCAGCTGCCTCTGCTGAGGCCGTTGCCACCGAGGCTCTCAG TGGGGTTTCAACGGCCACTTCTGTAACACAACAGATGACTGAGATGAGGCTCTCCTGTGAGGAGAAAGGAACATCAGGGAGTAAAGTGGAGCTCACAGAGCCAG TGGTGAGTCCGCCCACAGTCTCAGcctcccatccctccactgAGTCCAAAATCCCAGAGCCCCTGAAACCCAAGAAGAATCGCTGCTTTATGTGCCGCAAAAAGATCGGCCTCACAG GTTTTGACTGCCGCTGTGGGAATGTGTTCTGTGGACTTCACCGTTACTCAGATAAGCACAACTGTCCGTACGACTACAAAGCTGAAGCTGCTGCCAAGATTCGCAAAGAAAACCCTGTGGTTGTTGCTGACAAGATCCAGAGAATATGA